The stretch of DNA GGACTGAGTAAATAGTTCATCTAACAATTCAGATCATACACACCAATCTCCTTGCCTTTCTCACTCACCCCTAGCTACTTACCCCATTTCCCTCACCACACCCTCCTCACAGTTCCTCTTCCTCATAGGGCCCTCTACTCCAGCCCTTCcttcttgctccctctctccctcaccccttccttatCATCGCCCCCTCAATCATCCTTGCTTCCTCACCGCCTCTCTCCCTCCCGCTTCTTTCCCTATCCCTGTTGCACTGCTACTTGACCAGTCTCCCACTCTTTCACCCCTTTCCTCGCGCTCTCCTTTTTTgccactctctctacccctctagtAATAAATCATACTCCTCTCTcttgtttctcttcatctcctcacTCTGTCATGACTCTTTTcatttctctccctctttctctccatctctccatctatTTCTCTTACTGTTCCATTCTCTCTCCCATTCCACaatccctgtccctacccctatCACCCGCCATCCCACTCTCAATCTCAGTTACCCTCtgtcttcccctctccatctcctcctctctcacGCACCTCAATCAAActtgtctctcactcactcacctccgccactctgtaaccacctccatttccagctctcaacctctctctctctctcgctacgtcccaccctctcccttctctcAAACACTCCCTGCTGTCTCCCGTATCCCACATTGTCTTCCCCTCTTTCTCATCCTCTAAATCTACCACTCACCCCACGCGTTCTCCTCTTCGctccctctcagtcccactcctcctcctcctccccctctctcccgtcACACCCCGCACTCTCCACCCCATCCCATACAATGGTATGCAAACGGCTCGGCACCACTGGTCAAACttcctgttactgtgaatagttaagtgagtagaaggtgAACTGGTCTTCAAAAGTCTCAAAATTAAAGACAAaatattcaacattttaagcaagattagtgtattattaaaaacacaaaatgctggcagaactcagcaggcctgacagcatctatgggaggaggtagtgacgacgtttcgggccgaaacccttcatcaggagttcagtgtattatttctgttttgtacaattttagagtgggagaaaaaagggaaaggagcaccatggaaAAGTtcaggcaccccaagagatttgagctctcagttaAATTTTACCGAGGTCTCAGATctgaattagcttgttagggctatggcttgtttgcAATCATCATTAGGACAGGCCAGGCTGTACAAATTGCAAAgccttataaataccctgactcctccaaccttgtcccaacaatcagcagccatgggctcctctaagcagccgctgagcactctgaaagttaaaataaatgatgcccacaaagcaggagaaggctctaagaagatagcaaagcgttttcaggtagccgtttcctcagtacataatgtaagtaagaactggcatttaacaggaacggtggaggtcaagttgatgtctggaagaccaagaaaactttctgggAGAActactcgtaggattgctagaaaggcaaatcaaaacccctgtttgactgtaaAAAacattcaggaagatttagcagactctggagtggtggtgcactgttctactgtgcagtgacacctgcacaaatatgacctgcatggagagtcatcagaagaaaacctttcctgcatcctcaccacaaaattcagtgtcagatgtTTTCCTgacattgagggacaggttgctttcttgacaccagacAGATGTGGTTCAGAGCTCAGATAGAGTCAGTAATCAAATGCTTGAGCCTGGTGCGATGAATGCGTGGAGCTGTGGAAATCACGATGCAAGAAGCATCgcaggaaagccagatgagcccaGGGCATGGAATTGTGATATCGTAGGCATTACTGGGaattggttgcacccaacagtctgagggatctAGAGGAACAAATTTTTAGAGAGTTCACAGACTATACCAAGAAACAAAAGTTGatatagtaagtgattttaactttccatatattgactgggactcccatactgtaaaaggactagatggggtagagtttgtcaaatgctccttaatcagtacataaaaCAACCGGCGTAGAATTGTACAATAAGCTGTTGGGAACTGATCCAGGGCTGGTGACAAAAATTAGTGAATGGGAACACTTTGTgtatagtgatcataatgccatgaaattCCAAGTAAGTACGGAAAAACAGAGGTCTGGACCtctcttgagattctaaattggagcaaCATCAATGTTTATGGTATTTGCAAGgatttgacaagtgtggattgggacaggctgttttctgcaaAGGAGCACTTGGTAAGTGGgggttcttcagaagtgaaattttgagggtgcagagtttgtatgtgcctaccaaaataaaagttgaaaggtaactggtgcagggaaccttggttttcaagagatatcgtggccccagatattttgttcctctaaattcctcAGGCTGTTGGGTGCTATCAAGATgcattaatgactacaatatcatacttccacaccctgagctcatctgacttgctttagttgtcttctgttggtttcttaaagcttcccaatgttttttgctctattatttgccctctctttggcttttatgttggcttttgcATCTCATTTCAGGcacagttgtgtcctcctgcctttccaatgcttccacttctttgggatgtgtctatcactcagctcccgagttgctcccagaaactccagccattgctgctccatcgtcattcctaccagattccccttccagtcaggtttggccagcttctctgtcacagaaacatggagaaggtcagaacagaaaCATGCCCACCCTGgatgatcagaatggtaatctgtacgggagacaaaatagatgggggaggtTGTAAATAGTggttttgcatccgtatttactcaggagatggacacagagtcgatagaggtgaggcaaagcagcatcaacttcagagACCCTGGACAGATTAGAGAGGTGGAGGTTTTGCTGCCTTAAGGCAAATTagcatggataaatccccaggacctgacaagttgttccctcagaccctgcggaagacaagtgcagaaattgtcagGGTCCAAGCAGAGATATTGAAATAATCCGTAGTgccaggtgaggtactggaggattggaggacagacaatgttgttccactgttcgaGAAGGGGGTCTAAGGATAAATGAGAAAATGTTACGTTattgagcttgacatcagttgtgggaaagttattagaacaTAAGTGCAgaaactggatatataagtatttgggtcgatgtggactgattaaggatagacagcatggctttttgCATGGTAGGtgatgtctaaccagtcttacagagtctctcgaggaagttatcagggaagtggatgaaggcaaggcagcggatgttgtctacatggactttagcaaggcacttgacaaagtctcatatgggaggtttgtcaagaaggttcagtcactcagcattcaagatgagacagtaaattgggtgagacactgtctttgggagaagccagagtttggtagcagatggttgcctctctgactggaacctgtgtctagtggttgccacagggatcagtgctggatctgttattgtttgtcatctatatcagtaatctggatgatcaGATGGTttgggatcagcaaatttgtggatgaaacTGAGACTGGGGATTCAGCGGACTGtgagaagactatcatggcttgcagtgcgatctggaccaggtggaaatatggcttgagaaatggaaaatggaattcaatgcagacaaatgCGAGGTGTTGCATGTTGGTAGGACCTACCAGGGTGGGTGTTACGCAGTGACTGGTCAGACATGGAGGAGTGTTGTTGAAgaatgggatctgggaatacaggtcaaaATTTCACTAAAACTGTTGACACATTTCGATAGGGacggaaagaaagattttggcacattcGCCTTCATAATCCGAAGTACTGAATTAtatgttatgttgactttgtacaagacattggtgaggcctaatttggagtattgtgtgcagttttggtcaccaacctacaggaaagatgtaaagactTGGAAAGCGTttggagaaaattcacaaggatgttgccagatctggaggacttgggttacaaggagagattgaacaggccaggactttattccttggaatgtggaagattgaggggagattcgaTGGAGGTATTCTACAATTATGAGGGTTAGAGATAGGGTAAAAtcaagctggcttttaccactgaggtgGGGTGTGACGATAACCAGAggccgtgggttaagggtgaaaggtgaaaggtgaaacgttcaggggaacatgaggggaaacttctgccaggtgagtttccaaagagatcaccagctcgtaactcagcacggatggaaagcgtgcaggggagccggccggattcgaactcgggacctttcGTCCCGAAgtctggcactgatgccactatgccaccagccaggtCAGGACATGGCAATGACATGGCATTGAAACTGTGGAACTTTATATTAACATTACATAAAGGGAAACCCCAGCTGCACGTCAACAAAGGCTATTTACGTGAGAGGGTTTAGTTCCCGTGGGGCCAGACACCCTTTCAGCTCAGTGGGAAGAGGGACTAATTCAAAAGGACAGAGTCAAACAgagccaagtcacagattggagatggcataaGTGCCCCATACTTatagagcatcagagagtttgagggtcgttccagataccagcactgtgcccagttagaaggtgatttctctctccaacttgtgttgagcttcactgtaacagtgtgatgtcggatcacaccttggcaactcaagtgatctcatctcaaatgttgtccttcaccgactgatggatttttaaatctttttgcaGGTTAAAAtcgacaaggaatttgtctatgggaattCAAACGCAACACACCAGTTGTGCTGTcgctgtctagatatttaaggagcaagggattcaatcagcCATCCTTCCTGTTCAGACTGtgcggagggattcactcggtcatctgaccaactgacacgtctgtcattttacacaggggagagaccgttctcctgctcagacagtgggaatggatttaCTCGGTAATCTCAACTGaaggttcacactgggcaaggccattcatctattctgtgtgtgggaagggattcagttggtcttcccacctgtggacacaccagtcagttcacactgggcaaggccattcatctattctgtgtgtgggaagggattcagtcggtcttcccacctgtggacacaccagtcagttcacactgggcagaggctggtcatctgctgaatttgtggggaaggattcagtcggtcatctgatctaatggctcaccagcgcgttcacactggggagaggccgttcacctgctcagactgtgggaagagattcactcgatcatctgacctGCTGGCGCACCGAcgtgttcacactggagagaggccattcacctgctcagactgtgggaagggatgcaGTCAGTTATCTgcactgaaggtacatcagcgagttcacactggagagaggccgttcacctgctcagactgtgggatgggatttactcagtcatctcacctactgagacaccagcgagttcacactgggaagaggccattcacctgctcagattgtgggaagagatttactcagttatacaacctacagagtcaccagcgagttcacactggagagaggccattcatctgctcagaatgtgggatgggatttgctcagtcatctcacctcctgagacaccagtcagttcacactggggagtggccattgaactgctcagattgtgggaagggattccctcGGTTATCCCAACTACTGGGACACCagaaagttcacactggggagaggcctttcacctgctcagaatgtgggaagggattcagtaattcatcccacctacagagacatctgcgagttcacactggggagaagccattcacctgctcgaactgtgggaagggattcattcaattATCTGATCTACAaaatcaccagcgagttcacactggggagaggccattcacctgctcaaactgtgggaagggattcactcagttatccaccctacacagtcaccaacgagttcacactggggagaagccattcacctgctcagtctgtgggaacgGATTCAGTGATTCATCCGCCCTACACCGTCACcaacgaattcacactggggagaagccattcacctgctcagtctgtggaaagggattcacacagttatcaAGCCTACAcagtcaccaacgagttcacactggggagaagccattcacctgctcagtctgtgggaacgGATTCAGTGATTCATCCGCCCTACACCGTCACcaacgaattcacactggggagaagccattcacctgttcagaatgtgggaggggattcacacagttatccAGCCTACGcagtcaccaacgagttcacactggggagaggccattctcttgctcagactgtgggaagggattcacacagtcatcaaGCCTACACAGTCACcaacgaattcacactggggacaagccgttcacctgctcagactgtgggaagggattcacgctGTCATCTAatctactgagacaccagcgagttcacactgggtagaggctgATCACCTGCTCAGTCTTTGGTCATAGATTTTCTCGGCCATCTCCACCAAATGTGCATGATTGTCAAGTCAAACTTGAGTTTCAGGAAGGTATCAAGGAAGAGCAAGAATTCACTGGCAGAGAGGACGGAACCTACTGCCTGAGGGCGGTTTCTGCCCAGAACATTTGGGCGGACCCCGCAGCGTCACAGTGGCAGTCCGAGAGCAGCGTCACATCGGCAGCCAGGAGCAGCGTCACAACCCGCGGTAAGATGCCGAACTTTAAATAATTGTTGAAACTGTTTCAGGGAAAGGAGCACTGCTGTCACTGCGTTTGGGTGAACTCCGCCACCGGGATCATCGCATGCAGGGACTTCTTGAAACCGGTGCGAGGCTTAAGAAGAGCTTGCGAACCTTCGAGAGAGTTCACCCAGTTTGGAACCATAACGGTCCAGTAGAGAAACAGAGGTGCAGGTCCGAAATCGTCTCCAAAGTCTgagaggcagccagtttttcACCTAATCCTAATGCTAATGCTACTGCTACTGCCTTATGACTATCCTTGACTAGACTAATGACTGACTTACCGCTGATTATTTATGACTACTGACTAATAATTACCAACTGCCACACTtgcgaaaataaaaataaaaaaggaagaagaaagaaagttgtttggtcattgagtggaatccggTTAAAACCTTCAGGTAGGCGTATTCTGTCCCTTTCAAGTGGGGAAGCTGCACATGGGAGCAAGAACTCCGACTTGACAGTGAAAATACTGCTTGACAACACTGTTTGACCAGGAAAAAGAAATCTGGGAGCTTTGAGCTGGAACAGCAAGAGCAATAACCTGGAGTCCTGAAATAGGAAGGAAATCAAGTTCAGATAAAACAACATCAAAGCATCACTAAAAAGTTGTACTCTCCCCTGCAGAGGGAATCAAACATGTCTGATCAAGCTATTGGGAAATCAGTTGAGCAACTCAAGCAAGAGAGAATGACAGCAAAAAGATTGTTTTCTCATTTGGCCAACAGTATTACCAGGACCTATGAAGACATGTCTGAAGAGGAGCTCAGagtgagtttcaataaactcacaaTAGAAGCCGAGAAAGTCATGGAAGCCAATGACGATGCGGAGGCCGGACTCACTGCAGAACGGGAGGTGGAGCTGAACACAGAGAAAGTAGCTGTGTTAACTGAACAGCAAAAAGCTGACCTGGCAAAGACGGCAAATGAGTGTGAGTTGAAACTGAGGGAAATCAGAAGGTTGATCCGGGAGACTCTTTGGACCAACTTTGGAAATGTTGAGTTGCTCACAGTACTACAAGTAGCAGAGGATGAATGTGAAGACGTCACTGCTGTACAACCCGATGGCCACCAGGAGGCGTATGGCTTCATGCTTAACCATCTGCAAGGACTGGTAAAGACAGCGAAGGAGGTGGGAACGATGGAACCGGCCAGGGGATCGGAAGCACCTTCAGAGTCGCCTAAAGGGGCTCGAACTCCAAATCCCCAAGCTGGTTTCCAAGAAGGCCCACTTCATACAGGCAAGGAGAAAGGAGGATGCTGAAAGACTAACACTGACGGCATTGGGCTTTTCCTCCAATTTCCCCACGCCAGCCATCAGACTGAAACCGACGGCCCTTCCCAAGTTTACTGGCAGCAGACGTGATTTTCTCAGGTGGAGAAAGGACTGGGAAGCACtccagaggcagagagagctgaccgGTTCAAGAGAGGTGAAAAAGATTCAACTGCTGGACAGTCTTGACGACAAAGTCAGAAGAGACCTTCGCCTCAAAACTTATAAAACTGCAGATGTCACCTTCTGTGTTCTAGAAAACCGCTATGGAAATGGAGTGTGGAAATCGGAAGTGGGATAGTATTGGCACAGCATGCGAGCCAAAATGCGGGGGTTGTGGCTGCGGAAACTGCCAGCCGGGCGGTAAAGGAATGACTCTTGCTAAAGAGAGGGAACTTGTATACAaattcatatacaaaaaaaaaatcaaagcaatagtgataagggagaaagaaaggcatgaatattgacttctctaacttccgttaatgcccctcctccccttcttaccccatccctgacatgctTAGTTGCCCATCACTccacttgttctccatctccctctggtgctcccctccacctttctttctccctaggcctcctgtcccatgatcctttcccttctccagctctgtatcacttttgccaatcacctttccagctttcagcttcactccacccgctctggtcctctcctatcatttcgcatttccccctcccccacctactttcaaatctcttagtatctttcctttctgttagttctgacgaatggtctcggccagAGACGTTGACAGTGCTCCTcccaaaagatgctgcctggcctgctgtgttccaccagcattgtgtgtgtgtttgaatttccagcatctgcagatttcctcgtgtttgcacaatatacgaaggatacttcacattatggatcatatatacaaaaaaataaaatcaaagcaatagtgataagcgtggacgctgaaaaggcatttgattcggttaattataattttctttacagagttttacatagatttggtttccataacaattattaaaactatacaggcactatatgacaaccctaccgctggattaaaatcaatggatatttaatcaaatagtcttaccctagaaagggtcacaagacagggttgtgcatggtcagcactactcttcgcattatatctggaaccattagctcaatacatgagACAAAGTGGGGAATTACTAGTAAAGGGGCAGAGCATAAATTGACTTGttacgtggatgacattttgatctatctagggcaaccaacatactctttaccagattgttgcaatcctttgaacaatatggtcaattatcaggatacattatcaacatagataaaacccaattactttcatattactacagcccagcaagagaaattgaaagtagataaccctgggcatggcaaacagagtctttcaaatatttgggcatcattatgctaaAAGATTAGGCaacattatcagaatgtaattatcagcctttatataaaaagaaCATTAAGGAATATatagcaagatggaacctgattcctttcttTTAGTTTCAGTTCAAGGAGTGAGTCTATTATAATGAATACACTGCCCAGACTGATATAGCTCTTTCAgcccctaccaatagagattaatcaaaatcaattcaatgaatggaacaagatgttatcaaggtatatttggcaaggtaaaaggcctagagttcatctcaaaactttgcaattagcaaaggaaaagggtgaATGCGGCCTAACTTCTCTTCgaggttattattttgcagcacagttgagagctgtgatgtgCTGGAGCAACCCATCGTATGACGCACaaaggaaaaacattgaggagcaggtacttcccatccccatacaagcagttTTGGCTGATAATAacttgcaaaggtacataaatactattgataatccatgggtgaaattgactcttaatatggaaaactattataaaagaatataatctcgaGGGAGATACTGCAATTCTTCAATGGTGTGCATAtaactcagattttacaccaaataaattggatgctagatttaaggactggacagctaaaggaataacagttctttgcaacataatgaaagaaggaatactgttcagctttgaaatgctgaaagagaaacatttagaaaaacaagatttttatcagtatttatagatgcgacagtatgttaataggatgCTTAAAATTGTATCCAAGGCAAGCACATgcatgatagagctatttagaaaagcatataattcagataacggtagtagaattatTACAAGCATGCATaagagtttgtcaaatcttaaaacatatttgacttcaaacattaaaacaaaatgggagaaggaaggagggataattatatctgaggaagaatggacaataatatggaggtatcaatggaagtgtaccagttctcagaaatggagggagttcggatggaaaaacttgataagatatttcattacaccctcccagaaatcccattatgatagtaacatcactgtttgctggagaaactgtggaaattgaaatgcaaatcattattatattttttgtgacggccctgttatcaaaagctattggagggggatacacaatgccctacatggCATCGTTagatgtgaaatacccttggggagtaagaccatatattttggatgtatacctcaagaatggttgaaaaaagataaatatttaatgaatatattgttggcagctggtaaaaagactgttactaggaaatggttatcacaggagagcccaactttaaatgcatggatggaaattacaatggacaagaTGGAGAAGATAATCATAATCTGGAACaaattgattcatactgggaaaaatggtttaactacataatcccTCTAGGCCtgcttttattctcacaaatcaatgaatatgttgtaaaaaaaagatcactccctccttgtacatagttttttttttccttttgcttgttttttctttcacaCTTATAGAAgggtatacctcagataaattctATGTGgggatttgtggcatatatgattatatgatatatatttacaatgtctgaaatacatcttctggaaatgtttgttttatgatgaacttcaataaaaaaaaacaagaaaaaacagtcagataaaacttttaagtatatattttcatcaaaaatgaacaggattcagcactccatgtgtgtatttgcaatcgtgataagaaatacagaccagaaaaccTAAATGATAGGCCAACTCAGAACAATCAATCATCACTCCGGAAGAAAACTTTAACCAGTgaaatgagtatgaccctccatgcgAGACCTCCCAACGATCTGAGTAGactagatggtgacaaggaagccttgagcacctgactgagagttcaAGAACTCCCCCTAAAAAAACAAAGGAgttccttgcagaaatacaggacAAGTTGTTTGACAAAAGGGGGGGAAACATCAAAAATACATGAAATATTAACAAATGAGGAAGttagtgcagaaaatgccagagaaatcagacacaatccaacacattccaggatcctgcagcagatttactcaatctgattacttacaaagttacaaagaaatggcaaatatcattcactaaaatcttgctttaaaatacaaactcatgaatgccCTCCATCACTTCATAAAGGTACAATAAATTCAAGCCCAATACAGTTTTAGTGTCAAAATCTAGCAAATTagatgataatcaatacattatttcagataggacaatccataagaaccatc from Hypanus sabinus isolate sHypSab1 unplaced genomic scaffold, sHypSab1.hap1 scaffold_1023, whole genome shotgun sequence encodes:
- the LOC132386134 gene encoding zinc finger protein 229-like, with translation MAHQRVHTGERPFTCSDCGKRFTRSSDLLAHRRVHTGERPFTCSDCGKGCSQLSALKVHQRVHTGERPFTCSDCGMGFTQSSHLLRHQRVHTGKRPFTCSDCGKRFTQLYNLQSHQRVHTGERPFICSECGMGFAQSSHLLRHQSVHTGEWPLNCSDCGKGFPRLSQLLGHQKVHTGERPFTCSECGKGFSNSSHLQRHLRVHTGEKPFTCSNCGKGFIQLSDLQNHQRVHTGERPFTCSNCGKGFTQLSTLHSHQRVHTGEKPFTCSVCGNGFSDSSALHRHQRIHTGEKPFTCSVCGKGFTQLSSLHSHQRVHTGEKPFTCSVCGNGFSDSSALHRHQRIHTGEKPFTCSECGRGFTQLSSLRSHQRVHTGERPFSCSDCGKGFTQSSSLHSHQRIHTGDKPFTCSDCGKGFTLSSNLLRHQRVHTG